One genomic segment of Photobacterium sp. DA100 includes these proteins:
- a CDS encoding DUF4212 domain-containing protein, which produces MAFESTEHAQAYWKENLGIMGTLLAIWFVVSYGAGILFVDALNTIQLGGFKLGFWFAQQGSIYTFVALIFVYVARMNALDKKYNVQED; this is translated from the coding sequence ATGGCGTTCGAATCAACAGAACATGCTCAAGCCTACTGGAAGGAAAACTTGGGAATTATGGGCACACTGCTGGCCATCTGGTTTGTGGTGTCTTATGGCGCGGGGATCTTATTTGTCGATGCCCTCAACACCATTCAACTGGGTGGTTTCAAACTTGGGTTTTGGTTTGCCCAACAAGGGTCGATATACACCTTTGTTGCCCTGATATTTGTCTACGTAGCGCGAATGAATGCGCTCGACAAGAAATACAACGTACAGGAAGACTAG
- the aspA gene encoding aspartate ammonia-lyase → MSQMIDLEKNEAMVNNVATRIEEDLLGERQVPADAYWGIHTLRAVENFNISNTTISDVPEFVRGMVFTKKAAAMANKELGVIPSEVGEYIIKACDVILETGKCMDQFPSDVYQGGAGTSVNMNTNEVIANLALELMGKEKGEYDIVNPNDHVNKSQSTNCAYPTGFRVAVYNSIMTMLEALEYLKGAFDAKDKEFANVLKMGRTQLQDAVPMTVGQEFHAFGVLIKEEIKNLQYTAQLLLEVNLGATAIGTGLNAATGYQELAVQRLAEVTGLPCVPAEDLIEATSDCGAYVMVHGALKRTAVKLSKICNDLRLLSSGPRAGLNEINLPEMQAGSSIMPAKVNPVVPEVVNQVCFKVIGNDTTITFAAEAGQLQLNVMEPVIGQALFESIDILKNACINLRDKCIDGITVNKEVCESFVFNSIGIVTYLNPFIGHHEGDIVGKICAETGKSVREVVLERGLLTEEQLDDIFSVQNLMHPEYKAKRYN, encoded by the coding sequence ATGTCTCAGATGATTGATCTAGAAAAAAATGAAGCAATGGTAAACAACGTTGCAACTCGTATCGAAGAAGATCTACTCGGTGAACGCCAAGTTCCAGCTGACGCTTACTGGGGTATCCACACCCTACGTGCAGTAGAAAACTTCAATATCTCTAACACGACTATCTCTGACGTTCCAGAGTTCGTTCGCGGCATGGTTTTCACCAAAAAAGCAGCGGCAATGGCGAACAAAGAGCTGGGCGTTATCCCATCAGAAGTTGGCGAATACATCATCAAAGCGTGTGATGTGATCCTTGAAACAGGTAAGTGCATGGATCAGTTCCCGTCAGATGTATACCAGGGCGGTGCCGGTACTTCTGTAAACATGAACACCAACGAAGTTATTGCAAACCTTGCTCTTGAGCTAATGGGCAAAGAGAAAGGCGAATATGACATCGTTAACCCGAACGACCACGTTAACAAGTCTCAGTCTACTAACTGTGCTTACCCTACAGGTTTCCGTGTAGCGGTATACAACAGCATCATGACTATGCTTGAAGCACTTGAGTACCTAAAAGGTGCTTTCGATGCGAAAGACAAAGAGTTCGCTAATGTACTGAAAATGGGCCGTACCCAGCTTCAGGACGCAGTACCAATGACTGTTGGTCAGGAATTCCACGCGTTCGGCGTACTTATCAAAGAAGAAATCAAGAACCTTCAGTACACTGCTCAGTTGCTTCTAGAAGTTAACCTAGGTGCAACGGCTATCGGTACTGGCCTTAACGCAGCGACAGGTTACCAGGAGCTTGCAGTTCAGCGTCTAGCTGAAGTAACAGGCCTACCATGTGTACCTGCAGAAGACCTAATCGAAGCAACCTCTGACTGTGGTGCTTACGTAATGGTTCACGGTGCCCTTAAGCGTACCGCGGTTAAGCTGTCTAAGATCTGTAACGACCTGCGCCTTCTTTCTTCAGGTCCTCGTGCTGGTCTTAACGAAATTAACCTACCAGAAATGCAAGCTGGCTCTTCTATCATGCCAGCAAAAGTAAACCCAGTAGTACCAGAAGTGGTAAACCAGGTTTGCTTCAAAGTCATCGGTAACGATACAACCATCACTTTCGCAGCCGAAGCCGGTCAGCTACAGCTGAACGTTATGGAGCCAGTGATCGGTCAGGCACTGTTCGAGTCTATCGACATCCTGAAGAATGCGTGTATCAACCTACGTGACAAGTGTATCGACGGCATCACAGTGAACAAAGAAGTTTGTGAAAGCTTCGTGTTCAACTCTATCGGTATCGTAACTTACCTAAACCCATTCATTGGCCACCACGAAGGTGACATCGTAGGTAAGATCTGTGCTGAAACCGGTAAGAGCGTCCGTGAAGTGGTTCTAGAGCGTGGTCTTCTAACTGAAGAGCAGCTAGACGACATCTTCTCGGTACAGAACCTGATGCACCCAGAATACAAGGCTAAGCGTTACAACTAA
- a CDS encoding anaerobic C4-dicarboxylate transporter: MVGVELLVVLAFIFLGARIGGIGIGLAGGAGVIVLSLLLGMPTSQSYIPIDVILIIMSVITAIAAMQVAGGMDWLVELAENFLRKNPKRITFYAPIVTYLMTLMAGTGHTAFSTLPVIAEVAKEQGIRPSRPLSIAVVASQIAITASPISAAVVFFSGILEPLGVGYLTLLAICIPTTFIACMVGAFVANFLGCELKDDVVYQERLEKGLIKLQGSTKREIPASAKKATFIFLGAILIVVAYAAAISGSVGLIENPALGRNEAIMTFMLAAAAAIVFTTGIDAAKIPAAPTFRSGMTACVCVLGVAWLGSTFVNGHVDGIKEVAGSLLSDYPWMLALVLFFASMLLYSQGATTTALMPAALAIGVAPLTAIASFAAVSALFVLPTYPTLLAAVEMDDTGSTRIGNLVFNHPFFIPGVVTIATSVALGFVFGGIIL; this comes from the coding sequence ATGGTTGGTGTAGAACTATTAGTCGTTCTCGCGTTCATTTTCTTGGGCGCCCGAATTGGTGGTATTGGTATTGGTCTGGCGGGTGGCGCCGGTGTTATCGTGCTTTCCCTGCTGTTGGGGATGCCAACAAGCCAAAGCTATATCCCAATTGACGTAATCCTTATCATCATGTCTGTTATCACTGCGATCGCTGCTATGCAGGTTGCCGGTGGTATGGATTGGCTGGTTGAACTAGCCGAAAACTTCCTGCGTAAGAACCCTAAGCGTATTACTTTCTACGCACCTATCGTGACTTACCTGATGACCCTCATGGCAGGTACTGGTCACACGGCGTTCTCAACGCTTCCAGTTATCGCTGAAGTAGCTAAAGAGCAAGGTATCCGTCCTTCACGTCCGCTATCTATCGCTGTTGTTGCTTCTCAAATCGCGATCACCGCATCGCCTATCTCCGCAGCGGTTGTTTTCTTCTCTGGCATTCTTGAACCGCTCGGAGTGGGCTACCTAACCCTGCTGGCTATCTGTATCCCAACAACCTTCATTGCTTGTATGGTTGGTGCATTCGTCGCTAACTTCCTAGGCTGTGAGCTAAAAGATGACGTTGTTTACCAAGAGCGTCTGGAAAAAGGCCTTATCAAGCTACAGGGTTCAACCAAGCGTGAAATCCCAGCGTCAGCGAAGAAAGCAACCTTCATCTTCTTGGGTGCAATTCTAATCGTTGTTGCTTACGCAGCGGCTATCTCAGGCTCTGTTGGCCTGATCGAGAACCCAGCGCTTGGTCGTAACGAAGCGATCATGACCTTCATGCTAGCGGCAGCAGCGGCTATCGTGTTCACTACTGGTATCGATGCAGCGAAAATCCCAGCGGCACCAACATTCCGCTCTGGTATGACTGCATGTGTGTGTGTTCTGGGTGTGGCATGGCTTGGTTCTACGTTCGTTAACGGCCACGTTGACGGCATCAAAGAAGTGGCAGGCTCTCTACTGAGCGACTACCCATGGATGCTAGCACTGGTTCTGTTCTTTGCTTCTATGCTGCTTTACTCTCAGGGCGCAACCACTACCGCGCTAATGCCTGCTGCATTGGCTATCGGTGTTGCTCCGCTGACCGCTATCGCTTCTTTCGCGGCAGTAAGTGCGCTATTCGTACTACCAACTTACCCAACGCTACTTGCAGCCGTTGAGATGGATGACACAGGCTCTACCCGTATCGGTAACCTAGTCTTCAACCACCCATTCTTTATCCCGGGTGTGGTTACTATCGCAACGTCGGTGGCGCTAGGCTTCGTATTCGGTGGCATCATCCTGTAA
- a CDS encoding response regulator transcription factor — translation MDAQYTIVIADDHPLFRNALFQSVHMAISGANLLEADSLDSLLTLLDKEDDVDLLLLDLKMPGANGMSGLIQLRSQYPDLPIVVISASEEASVIRQVRSHGAFGFIPKSSDMRALISSLNQVLDGEPVFPEGLGEDNEELTELTDKIAALTPQQYKVLGMLSDGLLNKQIAYELNVSEATIKAHMTAIFRKLGVKNRTQAVILLQQMDINP, via the coding sequence ATGGACGCCCAGTACACAATCGTGATTGCCGATGACCACCCGCTGTTCCGTAATGCACTGTTTCAATCGGTGCATATGGCGATCAGCGGTGCCAACCTGCTCGAAGCCGATTCACTCGACAGCCTGCTCACCCTGCTCGACAAAGAGGACGATGTCGACCTGCTCCTGCTCGATCTCAAGATGCCCGGTGCCAACGGGATGTCAGGACTGATCCAGCTCCGCAGCCAATATCCCGATCTGCCGATTGTGGTCATTTCCGCCAGCGAAGAAGCCAGCGTGATCCGCCAGGTGCGCAGCCACGGGGCATTTGGCTTTATCCCCAAGTCCAGTGATATGCGGGCGCTGATCAGCTCGCTCAACCAAGTGCTCGATGGCGAGCCGGTATTTCCCGAAGGGCTGGGCGAAGACAACGAAGAGCTGACCGAGCTGACGGATAAAATCGCCGCCCTCACCCCACAACAATACAAGGTACTGGGGATGCTCTCCGACGGCCTGCTCAACAAGCAGATCGCCTATGAGCTCAATGTCTCAGAAGCCACGATCAAGGCCCATATGACCGCCATATTCCGCAAGCTCGGGGTAAAGAACCGTACCCAGGCGGTCATTTTGCTGCAGCAGATGGATATCAACCCATAA
- a CDS encoding FxsA family protein — translation MFPILLFLFIVVPIVEIALFIQVGGFLGLWPTMGLVLVTAVVGASLVRSQGIATLMSVQNRLQQGELPAQQIVEGVMLAVSGVLLLTPGFMTDAMGMAVLLPGPRAWLAKQLMSRVKVHGVSSGAGFSAGFGPGQGFEQHDPFNQQRDPFAGSGQERQQGGDVFDGEFERKDDNKNDDDSPRLH, via the coding sequence GTGTTTCCGATTTTACTGTTTTTGTTTATCGTTGTGCCGATTGTCGAAATAGCGCTGTTTATTCAGGTTGGTGGTTTCCTCGGTTTGTGGCCGACAATGGGGCTGGTGTTGGTTACGGCAGTAGTGGGTGCTTCGTTGGTCCGCAGCCAGGGCATCGCAACGCTGATGTCGGTGCAAAACCGCTTGCAGCAAGGGGAGTTACCGGCGCAGCAGATCGTCGAAGGGGTGATGCTGGCGGTATCAGGCGTGTTGCTGCTTACCCCGGGCTTCATGACCGACGCAATGGGTATGGCGGTGTTGCTACCGGGCCCTCGTGCGTGGCTGGCCAAGCAATTGATGAGCAGGGTCAAGGTTCACGGGGTGTCATCCGGAGCGGGGTTCAGTGCGGGGTTTGGTCCGGGCCAGGGGTTCGAGCAGCATGACCCGTTTAACCAGCAGCGTGACCCATTTGCTGGCAGTGGGCAAGAACGCCAGCAGGGGGGAGATGTGTTTGATGGTGAGTTCGAACGCAAAGATGACAACAAAAATGACGACGATTCGCCGCGACTGCATTAA
- a CDS encoding sodium:solute symporter family protein translates to MDIQTWTFILVGITFALYIGIAVWARAGSTSEFYVAGGGVHPVANGMATAADWMSAASFISMAGIISFVGYDGAVYLMGWTGGYVLLALCLAPYLRKFGQFTVPDFIGERYYSKTARMVAVFCAIFVSFTYVAGQMRGVGVVFSRFLEVDINLGIIIGMGIVFFYAVLGGMKGITYTQVAQFCVLIFAFLVPAIFTSIMMTGNPFPQIGMGSTISGTDVYLLDKLDGLTEELGFTAYTEGNKSMVDVFFICAALMVGTAGLPHVIIRFFTVPKVRDARISAGWALLFISLLYTTAPGVAAFARVNMIETINGPDMQGVAAADAPSWYKNWESTGLVSWEDKNGDGKMFYSGDERNEMTINRDIIVLASPELAKLPNWVVALLAAGGLAAALSTAAGLLLVISTSISHDLLKKGFKPNMTDKQELLAARVAAIVAIVGAGYLGINPPGFVAQVVAFAFGLAAASFFPAIILGIFYKKMNKEGAIAGMLTGIAFTASYIIYFKFINPAASTPENWWFGISPEGIGTLGMCVNFVVSIVVNKFTAEVPNEVQDMVESIRYPKGAGAAHDH, encoded by the coding sequence ATGGATATTCAAACTTGGACGTTTATTCTCGTCGGCATCACATTCGCTCTCTACATCGGTATCGCGGTCTGGGCCCGCGCCGGGTCAACCAGTGAGTTCTACGTCGCCGGTGGCGGTGTCCACCCAGTGGCAAACGGCATGGCCACTGCGGCTGACTGGATGTCGGCGGCCTCATTCATCTCGATGGCCGGTATTATCTCCTTTGTCGGTTACGACGGTGCGGTATACCTGATGGGCTGGACCGGGGGATACGTGCTACTGGCACTCTGCCTGGCACCTTACCTACGCAAATTTGGCCAGTTCACCGTGCCTGATTTCATCGGTGAGCGCTACTACTCCAAAACCGCGCGTATGGTGGCGGTCTTCTGTGCCATCTTCGTTTCTTTTACCTATGTCGCAGGCCAGATGCGTGGCGTGGGCGTGGTGTTCTCCCGCTTCCTCGAGGTGGATATCAACCTGGGCATCATCATCGGTATGGGGATTGTGTTCTTCTACGCTGTACTGGGTGGCATGAAAGGCATCACTTATACGCAGGTGGCTCAATTCTGTGTGCTCATTTTCGCCTTCCTTGTCCCGGCTATCTTCACCTCGATCATGATGACCGGCAACCCGTTCCCACAGATTGGTATGGGGTCAACGATCTCGGGCACCGATGTCTATCTGTTGGATAAACTGGACGGCTTGACCGAAGAACTCGGGTTTACCGCCTATACCGAAGGCAACAAGAGCATGGTGGATGTGTTCTTCATCTGTGCCGCCCTGATGGTCGGTACCGCAGGCCTGCCACACGTTATCATCCGTTTCTTCACGGTACCGAAAGTCCGCGATGCGCGCATCTCGGCTGGCTGGGCATTGCTGTTCATCTCATTGCTGTACACTACCGCACCAGGTGTTGCCGCCTTTGCCCGTGTCAACATGATTGAAACCATCAACGGACCTGACATGCAGGGTGTTGCCGCCGCAGATGCACCAAGCTGGTACAAAAACTGGGAAAGCACTGGCCTGGTAAGCTGGGAAGACAAGAACGGCGACGGCAAGATGTTCTACTCGGGCGATGAGCGCAACGAAATGACTATCAACCGAGACATCATCGTACTGGCATCTCCTGAGCTGGCGAAATTGCCAAACTGGGTAGTGGCATTACTGGCAGCGGGTGGCCTAGCAGCCGCGCTATCAACCGCAGCCGGTCTACTGCTGGTGATCTCGACCTCGATATCCCATGACTTACTGAAGAAAGGCTTCAAGCCCAATATGACCGACAAGCAGGAGCTGCTCGCCGCACGTGTCGCAGCCATTGTCGCCATCGTGGGTGCGGGTTACCTGGGTATCAATCCGCCGGGCTTCGTGGCACAGGTTGTCGCCTTCGCCTTCGGCTTGGCCGCTGCCTCCTTCTTCCCGGCGATCATCCTTGGTATCTTCTACAAGAAGATGAACAAGGAAGGGGCCATTGCCGGTATGCTGACAGGTATCGCCTTCACAGCCAGCTACATCATCTACTTCAAGTTCATCAACCCAGCGGCAAGCACCCCGGAAAACTGGTGGTTCGGTATCAGCCCTGAGGGGATCGGTACACTGGGTATGTGTGTGAACTTCGTGGTCTCGATTGTAGTGAACAAGTTCACGGCTGAAGTACCAAACGAAGTACAGGATATGGTGGAGTCCATCCGTTACCCGAAAGGTGCCGGTGCCGCCCACGACCACTAA
- a CDS encoding LysR family transcriptional regulator, producing MKLDDLRTLIAIAQHGSFRAAASALDVPPTTLSRRLQRLEDTLGSQLVIRDSRNVSLTPLGRSYFERCHPLLAQLEAATTELLDSSQNEPQGALRISAPVGLLTYRLMPLFNQFLAQYPAITLSLTHLSNQHHDYSPEQYDVVFRVGQQPDSSFAAANIGESQRVLVASPAYLASHGAPAHPDELNEHARLASVPEFEWALTNKQNNQDTIWINSPVKMAIADLNSIKQAAIQGLGIACLPNYVVADALASGQLSTMMDNWYSPPRPIYMLYQRLGYVPAHIQIFTDFMRDALNNSQLATK from the coding sequence ATGAAGTTAGATGACCTGCGCACCCTGATAGCGATTGCCCAACACGGAAGTTTCAGAGCAGCCGCCAGTGCATTAGATGTTCCCCCCACCACCCTGAGCCGGCGGCTCCAGCGGCTGGAAGATACCCTCGGCAGCCAACTGGTGATCCGAGACAGCCGCAATGTTTCCCTGACGCCACTCGGCAGGAGTTATTTCGAACGCTGCCACCCCCTGCTGGCGCAGCTCGAAGCGGCGACCACGGAGCTGCTCGACAGCAGCCAAAACGAACCGCAGGGCGCGTTGCGCATTTCCGCGCCGGTTGGCCTGCTCACGTACCGGCTAATGCCGCTGTTTAACCAGTTTCTGGCCCAGTACCCAGCGATCACCCTGTCGCTGACCCACCTGTCCAACCAGCACCATGACTACAGCCCCGAGCAGTACGACGTGGTCTTCCGGGTCGGCCAGCAACCGGACTCCAGTTTCGCCGCGGCCAATATTGGTGAATCCCAACGGGTTCTGGTCGCCAGCCCAGCCTACCTCGCCAGCCATGGCGCACCGGCCCATCCCGACGAGCTCAACGAGCACGCCCGCTTGGCCAGCGTGCCTGAGTTTGAGTGGGCACTAACCAACAAGCAGAACAACCAAGATACCATCTGGATAAACTCGCCGGTCAAAATGGCGATTGCGGATCTCAACAGTATCAAGCAAGCGGCTATCCAGGGACTGGGGATTGCGTGCTTACCCAACTATGTAGTGGCCGATGCCCTTGCCTCCGGACAGCTCTCGACCATGATGGATAACTGGTACTCGCCACCGCGCCCGATATACATGCTCTACCAGCGCTTGGGCTATGTCCCTGCCCATATCCAGATCTTCACCGATTTCATGCGTGATGCACTCAACAACAGTCAGCTAGCAACCAAATGA
- a CDS encoding protein-disulfide reductase DsbD: MTLLQRIHCAAGRLASARSLSLLALLSLLVISLPASALKLPGFDTTPNTFVTVDEAFRFNFTQQGDRVYLDWQIKPGYYLYQHQLSVSSDAATIGSIDIPAGKPYHDEFFGEVNIYTEPLTLTVPIQQANNDDILTVRYQGCAEAGFCYPPEIRQVPLSAVATGASTTRQDPVNPPIASVTNENKVSAYSPPATSAPASTQDRLASDLAEQWWTPLVFLALGIGLAFTPCVLPMYPILSGIVLGNGQLSHGRAFRLAFIYVQGMALTYTLLGLVVASAGMQFQAALQHPYILIGLSVLFVALAMSMFGMYTLQLPSSVQTWLNGLSNKQQGGRSGGVFAMGAISGLVCSPCTTAPLSGALIYVAQSGDLLTGAVALYALAIGMGIPLILAAMFGNKLLPKAGNWMNHVKAFFGFVLLAVPLFLLERILPSYLMPYLWSLLGIAAFGWLYHVKNTLAVSWRSSTLAVVAIVGLFISVQPLYLMLTGSTARMATEQAVSVEFKRISNIDDLTLALEEAKAQQRPVMLDFYADWCVACKEFEKYTFHDPAVAKQLGNFILLQADVTQSSAADFELLQAMDVLGLPTLDFWDSNGNRMEGARLTGFMKAEPFLAHLASHQLTR, translated from the coding sequence ATGACATTATTACAACGAATCCATTGCGCGGCAGGCCGGTTAGCTTCAGCCCGGAGCCTATCTCTACTTGCCTTGCTCAGCCTGCTGGTGATAAGCCTCCCCGCCTCGGCACTGAAGCTGCCGGGCTTTGACACTACCCCCAACACCTTTGTGACCGTCGATGAAGCCTTCCGCTTCAACTTCACCCAGCAGGGCGACCGGGTCTACCTCGACTGGCAGATCAAACCCGGTTACTACCTCTACCAGCACCAGCTCTCGGTGAGCTCGGACGCGGCCACGATCGGCAGCATCGACATCCCAGCCGGCAAGCCCTACCACGATGAGTTCTTCGGTGAAGTCAACATCTACACCGAGCCGCTCACCCTGACCGTACCGATACAACAAGCCAACAACGATGACATTCTAACCGTTCGCTATCAGGGCTGTGCCGAAGCCGGCTTCTGCTACCCGCCGGAAATCCGCCAAGTGCCGCTCAGCGCTGTCGCAACAGGCGCGAGTACCACCCGGCAGGATCCCGTGAACCCGCCGATTGCATCGGTAACGAATGAAAATAAAGTAAGTGCCTACTCCCCCCCAGCAACCAGTGCTCCAGCGTCAACGCAAGACAGGCTAGCCAGCGATCTGGCCGAGCAGTGGTGGACCCCGCTGGTGTTTCTGGCGCTGGGGATCGGCCTGGCCTTTACCCCCTGTGTGCTGCCGATGTATCCGATCCTGAGCGGTATCGTTCTCGGTAACGGCCAGCTCAGCCACGGCCGTGCCTTCCGCCTTGCTTTTATCTACGTCCAGGGAATGGCGCTGACCTATACCCTGCTCGGGCTGGTGGTTGCCTCTGCCGGTATGCAGTTCCAGGCCGCCCTGCAGCATCCGTATATCCTAATTGGCCTTAGTGTGCTATTCGTCGCGCTGGCGATGTCGATGTTCGGCATGTATACCCTGCAATTGCCGAGCAGCGTCCAGACCTGGCTCAACGGCCTGAGCAACAAGCAGCAAGGCGGACGCAGTGGCGGGGTATTTGCCATGGGGGCGATATCCGGGTTGGTATGCTCCCCATGCACCACCGCGCCGCTTTCCGGAGCGCTGATCTACGTCGCCCAGAGCGGCGACTTGCTAACCGGGGCCGTGGCGCTCTATGCCTTGGCAATCGGCATGGGGATCCCGCTCATTCTTGCCGCGATGTTCGGCAACAAGCTACTACCAAAAGCGGGCAACTGGATGAACCACGTTAAGGCGTTTTTCGGTTTTGTCCTGCTGGCGGTACCGCTATTCCTGCTCGAGCGCATCCTGCCGAGTTACCTGATGCCCTACCTGTGGTCGCTGCTCGGCATTGCCGCCTTTGGCTGGCTCTACCATGTCAAAAATACCCTGGCGGTATCGTGGCGCAGCAGCACCCTGGCGGTCGTGGCGATTGTCGGCTTGTTTATCTCGGTCCAGCCGCTCTACCTCATGCTAACAGGCTCCACGGCGCGCATGGCCACGGAGCAGGCCGTCAGCGTCGAATTCAAGCGCATCAGCAACATCGATGACCTGACCCTAGCCCTCGAGGAAGCCAAGGCCCAACAACGCCCGGTCATGCTGGATTTTTACGCCGACTGGTGTGTGGCTTGCAAGGAGTTTGAGAAATACACCTTCCATGATCCGGCGGTTGCCAAACAGCTTGGTAACTTCATCCTGCTCCAGGCCGATGTCACCCAGAGCTCTGCGGCAGATTTCGAATTGCTGCAGGCGATGGATGTGCTCGGCCTGCCAACCTTGGATTTCTGGGATAGCAATGGCAACCGGATGGAAGGCGCACGCCTGACCGGCTTTATGAAAGCCGAACCCTTCCTCGCTCATTTGGCCAGCCACCAGCTGACCCGTTAG